The following proteins are encoded in a genomic region of Mycolicibacterium rutilum:
- the istA gene encoding IS21 family transposase yields the protein MAFREVSVNEIREVLRVWLGVVGLPAPGYRSIAAHCGLDRKTVRRYVEAAQAAGLRRDDDVSAVDDALIGMVAEAVRPVRPDGHGAAWEQLVGFEDQITAWVAGTGEHRPLTVTKIHTLLARQGCVVPYRTLHRFASQRCGFGRKDLTVRVADGDPGVECQVDFGYLGMLTDAADGRRRKVHALIFTAVYSRHMFVWLSYSQTLAAVIAGCEAAWEFFGGVFAVLIPDNLKPVIADADAVNPQFSQGWLDYAGHSGFLTDPARVASPKDKPRVERAVQYVRRNFWDGETFTSLQQAQDAATAWCRDTAGTRTHGTTCARPLEVFTDEEQPRLLAVPQVYDVPVFKRVKVHRDFHAEVAKALYSLPECWIGQYLDVRADTELVKFYRRGVLVKVHPRQPAGGRSTDPADLPEHKTGYALRDVAALIATCASHGPNVGIYAERILDDRLPWTKMRTVYRLLGLVRRYGADRVEQACSLSLDLDVVSVNKIASMLERATETSSPALPKAVGHTATRFARDPSEFNSTPTSLTIFSEENR from the coding sequence ATGGCTTTTCGGGAGGTCAGTGTGAATGAGATCAGGGAAGTGCTGCGGGTGTGGCTGGGGGTGGTGGGACTGCCGGCGCCGGGGTACCGCAGCATTGCCGCGCATTGCGGCCTGGACCGCAAGACGGTGCGCCGCTACGTCGAGGCCGCCCAGGCGGCGGGTTTGCGTCGCGACGACGACGTCAGCGCGGTCGATGATGCGTTGATCGGGATGGTTGCCGAGGCGGTGCGTCCGGTGCGCCCCGATGGCCACGGGGCGGCGTGGGAGCAGCTGGTGGGCTTCGAAGATCAGATCACCGCCTGGGTGGCCGGCACCGGTGAGCATCGGCCGTTGACGGTCACGAAGATCCACACCCTGTTGGCCCGGCAGGGGTGTGTGGTGCCGTATCGGACGTTGCACCGATTCGCCAGCCAGCGTTGCGGTTTCGGCCGCAAAGACCTCACGGTGCGGGTCGCTGATGGCGATCCCGGAGTGGAGTGCCAGGTCGACTTCGGCTACCTGGGGATGCTCACCGACGCTGCTGACGGGCGCCGCCGCAAGGTGCACGCGCTGATCTTCACCGCGGTGTACTCCCGGCACATGTTCGTGTGGTTGTCGTACTCGCAGACCCTGGCCGCGGTGATCGCAGGCTGCGAGGCGGCCTGGGAGTTCTTCGGCGGGGTGTTCGCCGTGCTGATCCCCGACAATCTCAAGCCGGTGATCGCCGACGCGGACGCGGTCAACCCGCAGTTCAGCCAGGGCTGGCTGGATTACGCCGGGCATAGCGGGTTTCTGACCGACCCCGCCAGGGTGGCCTCGCCGAAAGACAAGCCACGGGTGGAACGCGCCGTGCAGTACGTGCGGCGAAACTTCTGGGACGGAGAAACATTCACCAGTCTGCAGCAGGCGCAGGACGCCGCCACAGCGTGGTGTCGTGACACTGCGGGCACCCGCACCCACGGCACCACCTGCGCACGCCCGCTGGAGGTGTTCACCGACGAAGAGCAGCCCCGGCTGTTGGCGGTGCCGCAGGTCTATGACGTGCCGGTGTTCAAGAGGGTCAAGGTCCACCGCGACTTCCACGCCGAGGTCGCCAAGGCCCTGTATTCGCTGCCCGAATGCTGGATCGGTCAGTACCTGGACGTGCGCGCCGACACCGAGCTGGTGAAGTTCTATCGCCGCGGCGTGCTGGTCAAGGTCCATCCCCGCCAACCGGCCGGTGGGCGCAGCACCGACCCCGCTGATCTGCCCGAACACAAGACCGGCTACGCGCTGCGTGATGTGGCGGCGTTGATCGCCACCTGCGCCTCCCACGGCCCCAACGTCGGGATCTACGCCGAACGCATCCTCGATGACCGGCTGCCCTGGACGAAGATGCGTACCGTCTACCGGCTGCTGGGTCTGGTGCGCCGCTACGGCGCCGACCGGGTCGAACAGGCCTGTTCATTGTCGCTGGATCTCGATGTCGTCTCGGTGAACAAGATCGCCTCCATGCTGGAGCGCGCCACCGAGACCAGCTCCCCGGCCCTGCCGAAAGCGGTCGGTCACACCGCGACCCGCTTCGCCCGTGATCCTTCCGAATTCAACTCCACCCCAACATCATTGACCATCTTTTCCGAGGAGAACCGCTGA
- a CDS encoding metallophosphoesterase family protein has translation MIILRYSDYETDTLESHIATLADGPVLWGWWKKQHEGFPHDLLERAARSAAEREVRVGLVHRVDEKFAVGICSEVVYRGDGEEFASPNKSRTPEYYRDERCAAWFNFKDINIVSEDSWVDEFGPVPSGDSTIFEARRARPADYPVPVVGATAQHGQSGILHISDLHFGSDHGYSRRAGPTNPPIPLAEKIVSALPVRPACVVVSGDLTTRGESDGFLSARIFVEKLTELLDLQRNAVVLIPGNHDILIDDPTVTRDFRNEQAFRDHLQIFYGAATELERVHDIRDVSGRHYVIGALNSSRPRLKENMDYGYVGIDRSAPVFKTVRICADLARSATWTAVALHHHVLPGSHVEEPENKRPVSMTLDAGEIVSLAHTERIDAVLHGHQHLPFIGQVARVAEFTLDGATQNTPISPVTVLGAGSAGVQRPRIPDPVGFNTFSFYRPFDVPTATLVECFGYLEQRNVHPLWSLTV, from the coding sequence GTGATAATTCTTCGGTACAGCGATTATGAGACTGACACGCTTGAATCACACATTGCGACGTTGGCCGACGGACCTGTCTTATGGGGATGGTGGAAGAAGCAACATGAAGGATTCCCGCACGACCTTCTGGAACGGGCAGCGAGGAGCGCGGCGGAGCGCGAAGTCAGAGTAGGCCTCGTCCATCGTGTTGATGAGAAGTTTGCAGTCGGCATTTGTAGTGAAGTTGTCTATCGCGGGGACGGAGAAGAGTTCGCGTCGCCGAACAAGAGTCGAACTCCGGAGTACTACCGAGACGAGCGCTGTGCTGCATGGTTCAATTTCAAGGACATAAACATAGTTTCTGAGGATTCGTGGGTCGACGAATTTGGCCCTGTCCCCAGCGGCGACTCGACGATCTTCGAAGCTCGACGTGCGCGTCCGGCTGATTACCCTGTGCCGGTCGTAGGTGCAACTGCGCAGCACGGCCAATCCGGGATTCTTCATATATCTGATCTGCATTTCGGGAGCGACCACGGATACTCGCGGCGGGCCGGCCCCACAAATCCTCCAATTCCCTTGGCTGAGAAGATCGTATCGGCGCTTCCTGTCCGCCCAGCTTGTGTTGTCGTATCAGGGGACCTCACGACCAGGGGTGAGTCGGATGGATTTCTGTCGGCTCGAATCTTTGTAGAAAAATTAACGGAGCTCCTGGATTTGCAACGCAACGCAGTTGTGCTAATACCAGGGAATCACGATATATTAATCGATGATCCTACCGTAACCCGGGACTTCAGAAATGAGCAGGCTTTTCGGGATCACCTGCAAATATTTTACGGGGCCGCCACCGAACTAGAGCGGGTGCACGATATCCGTGACGTATCTGGGCGTCACTATGTCATTGGCGCTCTAAACTCATCGCGGCCAAGATTGAAGGAAAATATGGACTATGGTTATGTGGGTATAGACCGGAGTGCCCCAGTATTCAAAACGGTGAGGATTTGTGCAGACCTCGCTCGGTCAGCCACATGGACTGCCGTCGCTTTGCACCATCATGTACTTCCCGGTTCGCACGTCGAGGAACCCGAGAATAAGCGCCCTGTCAGCATGACTTTGGATGCCGGCGAGATCGTGTCGCTCGCACACACAGAGCGTATAGATGCTGTGTTACACGGACACCAGCATCTGCCTTTTATTGGCCAAGTAGCGAGGGTCGCAGAATTTACCCTCGACGGCGCGACCCAGAACACTCCGATATCCCCTGTTACCGTGCTTGGAGCAGGCTCTGCCGGTGTCCAGCGTCCTCGAATACCGGATCCAGTCGGGTTTAATACCTTCAGTTTCTATAGGCCGTTCGACGTTCCGACAGCAACTCTAGTCGAATGTTTCGGTTATCTCGAGCAACGAAATGTTCATCCATTGTGGAGTTTGACTGTGTGA
- a CDS encoding DNA adenine methylase, with protein MADHLLKASNVRQQLRPLLKWAGGKQWLAPSLAQLYNISASTRLIEPFAGGAALYFAAGPERAVLGDANRTLISTYRTLTRHPAKVFAELGDMRIDADTFYRIRAERPALKARIAARMIYLNRTAFGGIWRVNARGEFNVPYGCKPETSLPTLPTLRAYSIALKRAKFYASDFEETFSEPSGPADFIYCDPPYTVTHNNNGFLRYNETIFRWNDQLRLADLCNSAASRGRRVVVSNAAHRDVIRLYDKSLFFGFVIQRNSNLAPQIEYRKPQDELLLVSKSLGFTRQRISNLLQKMELLQTTPRSRGLRW; from the coding sequence GTGGCAGATCACCTACTGAAGGCGTCAAACGTTAGACAACAGCTGCGGCCACTGCTCAAATGGGCAGGGGGCAAACAATGGCTAGCGCCATCTTTAGCCCAGCTATACAATATATCGGCATCTACAAGGCTGATTGAACCGTTCGCCGGAGGGGCGGCTCTGTACTTCGCTGCCGGCCCCGAGCGCGCGGTGCTCGGTGATGCAAACCGGACCCTCATATCAACGTATAGGACGCTGACTCGCCACCCGGCCAAAGTGTTTGCTGAATTGGGTGACATGCGTATCGATGCGGATACGTTCTACCGGATTCGAGCAGAGCGGCCAGCTCTCAAAGCGAGAATCGCTGCGAGAATGATCTACTTAAATCGGACAGCATTCGGCGGAATATGGCGAGTTAACGCACGAGGCGAATTTAATGTCCCGTATGGATGCAAACCCGAGACTTCCTTACCAACATTACCTACTTTACGAGCGTATAGCATCGCACTAAAGAGAGCCAAATTCTACGCCTCAGACTTCGAAGAGACTTTCTCTGAGCCGTCTGGACCGGCGGATTTCATATACTGCGATCCGCCGTACACCGTCACGCACAACAACAACGGATTCCTACGGTACAACGAGACGATATTTCGATGGAATGACCAACTTCGTCTTGCCGATTTGTGCAACAGCGCGGCGAGCAGAGGCAGACGAGTTGTTGTTTCGAACGCCGCGCATCGTGATGTGATTAGACTATACGATAAGAGCCTATTCTTCGGCTTCGTAATTCAGCGCAACTCCAACTTAGCTCCGCAGATCGAGTACCGCAAGCCTCAAGACGAATTACTGCTGGTATCAAAGTCGTTAGGATTCACAAGGCAGCGCATCAGCAACTTACTCCAGAAGATGGAACTGCTTCAAACGACACCCCGCTCTAGGGGGCTTCGGTGGTAA
- a CDS encoding non-canonical purine NTP pyrophosphatase: MPKLTVNYVTSNRFKQEENVTFRQMATLPDGSSIDDIFDFRIRELSIPETLEVRIEAMVTEEVKQAYAQLKVPCIVEHAGLIFDEYRSHSYPGGLTKPMWNTLAENFIEETRSSGRKAAAKAVVAYCDGMKVYTFEGETQGTISDAPRGDRDFYWDTVFVPTGDNPDQLTYAEIVESFGLEKKIQMSQSTKAMLAFLTWRRTNEPDLWQITY; the protein is encoded by the coding sequence ATGCCTAAGCTCACCGTGAACTACGTGACATCTAACAGATTCAAACAAGAAGAAAACGTAACATTTAGGCAAATGGCTACATTACCGGACGGTTCATCGATCGACGACATATTCGACTTCCGCATACGTGAGTTGTCAATTCCTGAGACACTCGAGGTGCGCATCGAGGCGATGGTCACAGAGGAAGTGAAGCAGGCTTACGCACAACTCAAAGTGCCCTGCATTGTGGAACATGCAGGCTTGATTTTTGACGAATACCGTAGCCACAGCTATCCAGGCGGACTGACTAAACCCATGTGGAATACGTTGGCAGAGAACTTCATTGAAGAGACCCGGTCTTCTGGGAGAAAAGCTGCAGCGAAAGCGGTCGTAGCATATTGTGACGGTATGAAGGTGTACACATTCGAGGGAGAAACACAAGGCACGATCAGCGATGCACCTCGAGGCGACCGAGACTTCTACTGGGACACAGTCTTCGTTCCCACTGGCGACAATCCGGACCAACTGACTTACGCTGAAATCGTCGAGTCATTCGGACTGGAAAAGAAAATCCAGATGTCTCAATCAACAAAGGCCATGCTCGCGTTCTTGACGTGGCGTAGGACAAACGAGCCAGATTTGTGGCAGATCACCTACTGA
- a CDS encoding SIR2 family NAD-dependent protein deacylase, with protein MMGFEDPELLRVRGSDLQILEYYRIKSHQQLAELRNWFLNEMRAPDEALRDSAIHTALAQLTNCDLFYTTNYDDFIERSLGLHGRMAYPVAVESHIASAMKKKASGTVADAVEIVKFHGDLSNPERMVLSESDYERRLKLAEVEDQRLLSDVLGRAILFLGYSFRDWNVSYLFRIVNDQFGPLPLAATGRRAYIVVADPSDFEAELFRARNIEVIPIRSSHRTEDTVKIIEGLADA; from the coding sequence ATGATGGGATTCGAGGATCCAGAACTCCTGCGAGTTCGCGGATCCGATCTGCAAATACTCGAATATTACCGAATCAAAAGTCATCAGCAATTAGCCGAGCTTCGAAACTGGTTCCTCAACGAAATGAGAGCACCTGATGAGGCGCTACGCGACTCCGCGATTCATACGGCCTTGGCGCAATTAACGAACTGCGATCTATTTTACACCACAAACTACGACGACTTCATCGAGCGGAGCTTAGGGCTCCACGGACGCATGGCATATCCGGTGGCGGTCGAATCTCACATTGCCTCCGCAATGAAAAAGAAAGCAAGTGGCACCGTGGCGGACGCGGTTGAAATTGTGAAGTTTCACGGAGACCTATCAAACCCAGAGCGAATGGTGCTTTCTGAATCCGACTACGAGCGCCGGTTAAAACTTGCCGAGGTCGAAGATCAGCGACTGCTCTCAGACGTTCTTGGTAGAGCCATCCTTTTCTTGGGCTACAGCTTCCGCGACTGGAATGTGTCCTATCTGTTTCGAATTGTCAACGATCAGTTTGGACCCCTGCCCCTCGCTGCTACAGGTCGCCGCGCTTATATAGTTGTCGCCGACCCCTCAGATTTCGAAGCTGAACTATTTAGGGCGCGAAATATCGAGGTCATTCCGATTAGGTCGTCCCACCGTACTGAGGACACAGTAAAAATTATAGAGGGATTGGCAGATGCCTAA
- a CDS encoding class I SAM-dependent methyltransferase: MPALPSNSTVVVIKEPMAISSSNQPSSTGASGLGGYDEGYRACPRFWPSRVASALENLAQEADLQDLRVLDLGCGEGTNAAWLAKRGCQVTGVEISETALEHARRLWPDSNVNWVNADCAEFELGDKEFGLIVAYGLLHCLSIDVIPLIVQRMQTATRPGGWNVLATFNDRAQDLRGHPGFRPTLQPHDYYVSLYAKWTVLTATDLDLHESHPNNNIAHSHSLTRIVARRP; the protein is encoded by the coding sequence ATGCCTGCACTTCCGTCGAACTCAACTGTGGTTGTGATAAAAGAGCCCATGGCCATATCGAGCAGCAATCAGCCGTCATCCACGGGCGCGTCAGGCCTAGGCGGGTACGACGAAGGCTACCGCGCCTGCCCACGGTTCTGGCCGTCACGTGTAGCGAGCGCGCTCGAGAATCTAGCCCAAGAGGCTGACCTACAGGATCTCAGAGTACTCGACCTCGGATGCGGCGAAGGCACGAATGCAGCGTGGCTTGCGAAAAGAGGGTGCCAAGTAACGGGTGTGGAAATTTCGGAAACAGCACTCGAGCATGCTCGACGACTGTGGCCAGACTCAAACGTCAACTGGGTCAACGCCGATTGCGCCGAATTTGAACTTGGAGACAAAGAATTTGGGCTTATCGTCGCGTACGGGCTGCTGCACTGCTTATCCATCGACGTTATTCCTCTAATAGTACAGCGGATGCAGACAGCTACAAGGCCGGGCGGCTGGAACGTATTGGCGACATTTAACGACCGTGCCCAAGACCTCAGAGGACACCCGGGTTTCAGACCGACGCTTCAGCCACATGATTACTACGTCTCCCTGTATGCGAAGTGGACGGTGCTCACCGCCACCGATCTTGACCTTCATGAATCACATCCGAACAACAACATCGCGCACAGTCACTCGTTGACACGCATCGTCGCAAGGCGCCCTTAA
- a CDS encoding IS256 family transposase produces the protein MDMTTDEPISGADAVAALQSAGVLDDVLAKIDAGQLQLTGEGGFLPEMVKAVLERGLAAELTDHLGYEKGDPIGRELPNARNGFTAKTVASEVGDVGLAIPRDRDGSFTPTLVPKGSRRLGGLDDMIISLYAGGMTIRDIQHHLATTIGTELSHETISNITDAVLEEVVAWQKRPLEELYPIVYLDALVIKVRDGHQVKNRAAHIAVGVDLDGIRHVLGIWVTANEGAKFWAGVCAELANRGVKDILIVCTDGLTGFAEAVEATWPAATVQTCVVHLIRNSMRFVSYGQRKAVAAALKTVYTAPTADAAAEAFDEFANSALGQSNPTTVIAWRNAWERFIPFLAFPPALRRTIYTTNAIESLNYQLRKIIKNRGHFPSDQAAVKLLWLAICNIEDKRARERQKFSEDPLRTGDRTRSKRLVEGARTNGWKQALGALALTYPERINPYL, from the coding sequence ATGGACATGACCACTGACGAGCCGATCTCGGGAGCTGACGCTGTTGCGGCGTTGCAGTCTGCGGGTGTTCTCGATGATGTGCTGGCCAAGATCGACGCGGGTCAGTTGCAGTTGACCGGTGAGGGTGGGTTCTTGCCCGAGATGGTCAAAGCCGTGCTCGAGCGCGGACTGGCCGCTGAGCTGACCGATCACCTGGGCTATGAGAAGGGTGATCCGATCGGGCGTGAACTGCCCAATGCTCGCAACGGCTTCACCGCCAAGACGGTTGCCAGCGAGGTCGGCGACGTCGGATTGGCGATTCCCCGCGACCGCGACGGCAGCTTCACCCCGACGCTGGTGCCGAAGGGCTCGCGGCGCCTCGGTGGGCTCGACGACATGATCATCTCGCTCTACGCCGGCGGGATGACGATCCGCGATATCCAGCATCATCTGGCCACCACGATCGGCACCGAGCTCTCCCACGAGACGATCTCCAACATCACCGACGCGGTCCTCGAGGAGGTCGTTGCGTGGCAGAAACGGCCGCTGGAGGAGCTTTATCCGATCGTCTATCTGGACGCGTTGGTCATCAAGGTTCGAGACGGTCACCAGGTCAAGAACCGGGCTGCCCACATCGCGGTGGGGGTCGATCTCGACGGGATCCGTCACGTGCTGGGGATCTGGGTGACCGCCAACGAGGGCGCCAAATTCTGGGCAGGTGTGTGCGCCGAGCTGGCCAATCGGGGCGTCAAAGACATCCTGATCGTCTGCACCGACGGCTTGACCGGATTTGCCGAGGCTGTCGAAGCCACCTGGCCTGCGGCCACCGTGCAGACCTGCGTGGTCCATCTGATCCGCAACTCGATGCGGTTCGTTTCCTACGGTCAACGCAAGGCCGTCGCGGCAGCGCTCAAGACCGTCTACACCGCCCCTACCGCCGACGCCGCAGCTGAGGCATTCGACGAGTTCGCCAACTCGGCTCTGGGACAGTCGAATCCGACGACAGTGATCGCCTGGCGCAACGCCTGGGAGCGGTTCATCCCGTTCCTGGCGTTCCCACCGGCGCTGCGGCGGACCATCTACACCACCAACGCAATCGAATCGTTGAACTACCAGCTACGCAAGATCATCAAGAACCGCGGTCACTTCCCCAGCGATCAGGCCGCGGTCAAACTGCTGTGGCTGGCCATCTGCAACATCGAGGACAAACGGGCCCGCGAACGACAGAAGTTCTCCGAGGACCCCCTCAGAACCGGCGATCGAACACGCAGTAAACGCCTCGTCGAAGGAGCACGCACCAACGGCTGGAAACAAGCGCTGGGCGCCCTGGCCCTGACCTACCCCGAACGCATCAACCCCTACCTGTAA
- a CDS encoding IS256 family transposase: protein MTTAHNIDLPAVLAERLTTTHPDVLRELLATFIHTLMGAEADALCGAGYGERSTERTNSRNGYRHRQFDTRAGSLDLAIPKLRHGSYFPDWLLERRKRAERALTTVVATCYLLGVSTRRMDKLVETLGITSLSKSQVSVMAKELDTAVEAFRTRPLDAGPYTFVAADALVLKVREGGRVVNVHALIAVGVNTEGYREILGIDVTTAEDGAGWLTFWRSLTARGLSGVKLVTSDAHAGLVAAIGATLPGAAWQRCRTHYTTNLMAITPKASWPWVRTLLHSVFDQPDTESVAAQYDRIIDALADKLPRVAEHLEAARPDLLAFTAFPKQIWRQIWSNNPQERLNKEIRRRTDVVGIFPDRDALIRLVGAVLAEQHDEWAESRRYLGLDVLSKSRTVNDTPTEQEATPAALPA, encoded by the coding sequence ATGACCACTGCCCACAATATCGACCTGCCTGCCGTGCTGGCCGAACGACTCACCACCACCCACCCCGACGTGCTGCGCGAGCTGCTGGCCACCTTCATCCACACCCTGATGGGCGCCGAAGCCGACGCCCTGTGCGGCGCGGGATACGGCGAGCGCAGCACCGAGCGCACCAACTCCCGCAACGGCTACCGCCATCGCCAATTCGACACCCGCGCAGGGTCGTTAGATCTCGCGATCCCCAAGCTGCGGCACGGCTCCTACTTCCCAGACTGGCTGCTGGAACGCCGCAAACGCGCTGAGCGGGCCCTGACGACCGTGGTCGCGACGTGCTACCTGCTCGGTGTCTCTACGCGGCGGATGGACAAACTCGTCGAGACCCTGGGCATCACCAGCCTGTCGAAGTCCCAAGTCAGCGTGATGGCCAAGGAACTCGACACCGCCGTCGAAGCCTTCCGCACCCGACCCTTAGACGCCGGCCCCTACACCTTCGTCGCCGCTGACGCCCTGGTGCTCAAGGTCCGCGAAGGCGGCCGGGTGGTCAACGTGCACGCCCTGATCGCGGTGGGGGTCAACACCGAGGGCTACCGCGAGATCCTCGGCATCGACGTCACCACCGCCGAGGACGGGGCCGGCTGGCTGACGTTCTGGCGGTCACTGACCGCCCGCGGGCTGTCCGGGGTCAAACTGGTCACCAGCGACGCGCACGCCGGCCTGGTCGCCGCGATCGGCGCCACCCTGCCCGGCGCGGCCTGGCAGCGCTGCAGAACGCACTACACGACCAACCTGATGGCCATCACCCCGAAAGCCTCGTGGCCGTGGGTGCGCACCCTGCTGCATTCGGTGTTCGACCAACCCGACACTGAATCCGTTGCCGCACAATATGACCGGATCATCGACGCACTCGCCGACAAGCTCCCCAGGGTCGCCGAGCACCTCGAAGCAGCCCGCCCGGACTTGCTGGCGTTCACCGCATTCCCCAAGCAGATCTGGCGCCAGATCTGGTCGAACAATCCCCAGGAGCGACTGAACAAGGAGATCCGGAGGCGCACCGACGTCGTGGGTATCTTCCCCGACCGCGACGCCCTGATCCGCCTCGTCGGCGCGGTACTGGCCGAACAACACGACGAATGGGCCGAATCCAGGCGCTACCTCGGACTCGACGTCCTGAGCAAATCACGCACCGTCAACGACACCCCGACCGAACAGGAGGCCACCCCCGCGGCACTGCCCGCCTAA
- a CDS encoding ANTAR domain-containing protein, with protein sequence MTMSPGTALERAEGVLIALRRCAAEEAFAEIVGAARRHRLPTAELATALVRLAAGDATDGDAGCAARYEWSSLLHQPSR encoded by the coding sequence ATGACCATGAGTCCCGGGACCGCGCTCGAGCGCGCGGAGGGCGTGTTGATCGCACTGCGCCGGTGCGCGGCCGAAGAGGCGTTCGCCGAAATCGTCGGGGCGGCGAGGCGGCACCGGTTGCCGACGGCGGAGCTCGCCACCGCCCTGGTGCGGCTGGCCGCAGGCGACGCGACCGATGGGGACGCCGGCTGCGCGGCCCGCTACGAATGGTCGTCGCTGCTGCACCAGCCCAGCCGGTAA